The following proteins are co-located in the Frigidibacter mobilis genome:
- a CDS encoding cupin domain-containing protein, with protein MTDYPVVTTGEGVTRQVLADHPDLMVVAFRFAAEGAEGALHNHPHVQSTFVESGRFRFFLGEEQREVGPGDSFVIPSGLAHGCVCLAPGTLVDCFTPRRDDFL; from the coding sequence ATGACCGACTATCCCGTTGTGACAACAGGCGAGGGCGTGACGCGGCAGGTGCTGGCGGATCACCCGGACCTGATGGTCGTGGCCTTCCGTTTTGCCGCCGAGGGTGCGGAAGGCGCGCTGCACAATCATCCGCATGTGCAATCCACCTTCGTTGAAAGCGGCCGGTTCCGGTTCTTTCTGGGCGAAGAGCAGCGCGAGGTGGGGCCGGGTGACAGCTTCGTCATTCCCTCGGGGCTGGCGCATGGCTGTGTCTGCCTGGCGCCGGGCACCCTGGTGGACTGTTTCACCCCGCGCCGCGACGACTTTCTGTAG